A genomic segment from Diospyros lotus cultivar Yz01 chromosome 5, ASM1463336v1, whole genome shotgun sequence encodes:
- the LOC127802409 gene encoding uncharacterized protein LOC127802409, whose amino-acid sequence MEGLIPYLLNAIKKQRPHHSYRSLSVSDGSSRSYHMLTAPDSSDRLALRRIRSELDPPTAGFLDQRSAVELSGSSSIRNDSVISPSTGNRPRRIDSGGHRAWKATNAGFRR is encoded by the coding sequence ATGGAAGGCTTGATTCCGTATCTCCTCAATGCCATCAAGAAGCAGAGGCCGCATCACAGCTACAGATCCCTCTCAGTCTCCGACGGTTCGAGCCGGAGCTACCACATGTTAACGGCGCCGGACTCCTCCGACAGACTTGCTCTCCGGCGAATTCGGTCGGAGCTCGATCCGCCGACGGCTGGTTTCCTTGATCAGCGATCTGCCGTGGAGCTCTCCGGTTCAAGCAGCATTAGAAACGACTCCGTGATCTCGCCTTCCACTGGAAACCGCCCGAGGCGGATTGATTCCGGCGGTCACCGAGCCTGGAAGGCAACTAACGCTGGTTTTCGACGATGA